One Acidicapsa ligni genomic region harbors:
- a CDS encoding cytochrome c biogenesis protein DipZ, which yields MLLLLLAYFGGILTILSPCILPVLPFVFARSDQPFRKTGLPLLAGMAVTFALVASLATVGGGWAVRANQFGRIAALVLFGIFGLTLLFSSLAERISRPIVQFGNKFSQNTSSTPGAANSFLLGIGTGLLWAPCAGPILGLILTGAALGGASIHTVFLLLAYAAGAATSLTIALLAGGRVFAAMKSSLGAEEWIRRILGVAVLAGVVAVAFGLDRGILTRLSLASTANLEQHLVDRFHPLSPSTNPQLASSDELASANDQMMAVNPQKKPAANATVDASASKDGGTLMPDISGATAWINSPALTPASLRGKVVVIDFWTYSCINCLRTLPYIKAWNEKYKDSGLVVIGVHTPEFPFEKDEANVRKAVKDLGITYPVAMDNDYRIWRNFNNQYWPAHYFIDATGHVRYHHFGEGSYEESEKWIRDLLEEANHKPLPHASINIAATGAEAAPDSNDVKSPETYVGYERAQNFASPGGLNQDVPQLYKAPADFKQNEWAFDGNWRDERQIATSLSASSAILYRFHARDLHLVLGPSKGGKPVRFRVTIDGKSPGADHGVDTDAAGYGTVTEDRLYQLIRQHGNIQDRTFRIEFLTPGVAAYSFTFG from the coding sequence ATGCTTTTGCTTTTACTGGCATATTTCGGTGGAATTCTCACCATCCTCAGCCCGTGCATTCTTCCGGTGCTGCCTTTTGTATTTGCACGCTCCGACCAGCCCTTCCGCAAGACCGGTTTGCCACTGCTGGCGGGCATGGCCGTGACATTCGCCCTGGTCGCCAGCCTCGCCACGGTGGGCGGCGGATGGGCTGTCCGTGCAAACCAGTTTGGTCGAATCGCCGCACTTGTTCTCTTCGGCATCTTCGGTCTCACTCTGCTCTTCTCGTCGCTTGCCGAACGCATCTCTCGCCCGATTGTCCAGTTTGGGAACAAATTCTCTCAAAATACAAGCTCCACTCCAGGCGCGGCCAACTCCTTTCTCCTCGGTATTGGGACCGGTCTCCTCTGGGCACCTTGTGCTGGACCAATTCTCGGATTGATCCTCACCGGCGCAGCTCTTGGCGGAGCAAGTATCCATACCGTCTTTCTCCTCCTTGCCTATGCCGCTGGAGCGGCTACCTCCCTTACCATCGCACTCCTGGCTGGCGGTCGAGTCTTCGCAGCGATGAAAAGTTCGCTTGGCGCGGAGGAATGGATTCGTCGCATCCTGGGAGTTGCAGTACTCGCAGGCGTTGTCGCGGTGGCGTTTGGTCTCGACCGCGGTATTCTCACCCGCCTCTCACTCGCCAGCACAGCGAATCTTGAGCAGCATCTCGTGGATCGCTTCCATCCTCTAAGCCCAAGCACAAACCCGCAGTTGGCATCATCAGACGAATTAGCCTCAGCGAACGATCAGATGATGGCCGTCAATCCGCAGAAGAAGCCTGCGGCGAATGCGACTGTGGATGCCAGCGCCAGCAAAGACGGCGGCACTCTCATGCCTGATATATCCGGTGCTACTGCCTGGATCAATTCGCCTGCCCTGACTCCTGCATCTCTTCGCGGCAAAGTTGTTGTGATCGATTTCTGGACATACTCCTGCATCAACTGCCTGCGGACGCTGCCCTACATCAAGGCATGGAATGAGAAATACAAGGATAGTGGTCTCGTCGTGATCGGTGTTCATACCCCCGAGTTCCCTTTCGAGAAGGATGAAGCAAACGTCCGTAAAGCAGTCAAAGACCTCGGCATCACCTACCCGGTTGCGATGGACAACGACTACCGCATCTGGCGCAACTTCAACAACCAATATTGGCCCGCACACTACTTCATCGATGCGACAGGACATGTCCGTTATCATCACTTCGGTGAGGGCAGCTATGAAGAATCCGAGAAGTGGATTCGCGATTTGCTCGAAGAAGCCAATCACAAACCTCTACCGCATGCTTCCATAAATATCGCTGCGACCGGAGCAGAAGCTGCTCCCGACTCCAACGATGTGAAATCTCCAGAAACCTACGTCGGCTATGAACGAGCGCAGAACTTTGCATCTCCCGGCGGCCTGAACCAGGATGTTCCGCAGCTCTATAAGGCACCAGCCGACTTCAAACAGAACGAGTGGGCGTTCGATGGCAACTGGCGTGACGAAAGACAAATCGCCACTTCACTCAGCGCATCCAGCGCCATCTTGTATCGCTTTCATGCCCGCGATCTTCATCTGGTCCTGGGACCATCGAAGGGTGGTAAGCCAGTTCGCTTCCGCGTAACGATCGACGGCAAATCCCCCGGCGCAGATCACGGCGTGGACACGGACGCAGCCGGATACGGCACCGTGACGGAAGACCGCCTCTATCAGTTGATCCGTCAGCACGGCAACATACAGGATCGAACCTTCAGGATCGAGTTTCTAACACCAGGCGTTGCAGCCTATTCATTCACCTTCGGTTGA